A single Larimichthys crocea isolate SSNF chromosome VIII, L_crocea_2.0, whole genome shotgun sequence DNA region contains:
- the slc5a7a gene encoding high-affinity choline transporter 1 encodes MTIHVEGLVAIAVFYLLILFVGIWAAWKNKHSGEAEGTDRSETIMVGGRDIGLFVGGFTMTATWVGGGYINGTAEYVYLPDYGLAWAQAPFGYALSLVVGGLFFAKPMRSRGYVTMLDPFQQLYGKRMGGLLFIPALMGEIFWSAAILSALGATLSVIVDINIKMSVVISALIAIFYTLVGGLYSVAYTDVVQLFCIFVGLWISVPFALTNPAVSDITVTAVKQVYQSPWRGTILRGNTWVWIDNFCLLMLGGIPWQVYFQRVLSASSATYAQVLSFIAAFGCLVMAVPSVLIGAIGASTDWNQTSYGAVPPKDKDEADMILPIVLQHLCPPFVSFFGLGAVSAAVMSSADSSILSASSMFARNIYQLAFRQSASDREIVWVMRITIFVFGGLATLMALVTGTVYGLWYLSSDLVYVIIFPQLLSVLFVKGTNTYGSVAAYLFGLVLRIGGGEPYLGLPPFIYYPGWTIEQRIHHLTGETEDVVIQKFPFKTISMLASFLGNVAFSYLAKYLFESGKISHKYDILDAVVSKHSGEIMDKTTLVTRGNNIGLSEMAPVKPRLSVTLAAAFTRRDTLPTETVEEEEESSPDSSHHDEE; translated from the exons ATGACCATCCATGTAGAGGGGCTTGTGGCTATCGCGGTCTTCTATCTACTGATTCTGTTCGTGGGCATCTGGGCGGCATGGAAGAACAAACACTCCGGGGAGGCGGAAGGCACCGACCGCAGCGAGACCATCATGGTAGGAGGGAGAGACATCGGGTTATTCGTCGGTGGATTTACCATGACAG CGACTTGGGTTGGAGGAGGATACATCAATGGCACAGCTGAGTATGTGTATCTACCAGATTATGGCTTGGCTTGGGCACAAGCTCCTTTTGGATATGCCCTCAGTCTTGTTGTAG GTGGGCTTTTTTTTGCTAAGCCCATGCGCTCACGAGGTTACGTCACCATGTTGGACCCGTTTCAGCAGCTGTACGGGAAGCGTATGGGTGGCCTCCTCTTCATACCTGCACTCATGGGTGAGATCTTCTGGTCTGCTGCCATCTTGTCCGCCCTTG GCGCTACTCTGAGTGTCATCGTGGACATCAACATCAAGATGTCAGTGGTGATCTCTGCACTCATTGCAATCTTTTACACCCTTGTTGGAGGACTTTACTCTGTGGCCTACACAGATGTCGTACAGCTCTTCTGTATCTTTGTTGGCCTG TGGATCAGTGTCCCCTTTGCTTTGACCAACCCTGCGGTGTCAGACATTACTGTTACTGCAGTGAAGCAGGTGTACCAGTCACCCTGGAGAGGCACCATTCTCAGGGGCAACACCTGGGTCTGGATCGACAATTTCTGCCTCCTG ATGCTTGGAGGAATTCCCTGGCAGGTGTATTTCCAGAGAGTCCTGTCTGCCTCCTCGGCTACCTACGCCCAGGTCCTCTCCTTCATTGCTGCTTTCGGGTGCCTCGTCATGGCTGTGCCCTCCGTTCTCATTGGTGCCATCGGGGCCTCCACAG ACTGGAACCAGACATCTTATGGTGCCGTTCCTCCGAAAGACAAGGACGAAGCAGACATGATTCTACCCATCGTGCTCCAACACCTTTGCCCACCATTTGTCTCGTTTTTCGGCCTGGGTGCCGTGTCTGCGGCCGTCATGTCATCTGCAGACTCTTCCATTCTCTCAGCGAGCTCCATGTTTGCGAGGAACATCTACCAGCTCGCCTTTCGGCAGTCG gCGTCTGACCGTGAGATTGTGTGGGTGATGCGTATCACTATCTTTGTATTCGGCGGCCTTGCCACGTTGATGGCCCTGGTTACTGGTACGGTTTATGGCCTGTGGTACCTGAGCTCAGATCTGGTTTATGTCATCATCTTCCCCCAGCTGCTCAGTGTGCTCTTTGTCAAAGGCACCAATACGTACGGCTCGGTGGCTGCCTACCTGTTCGGTTTAGTGCTGCGTATAGGTGGAGGTGAACCCTACCTTGGGCTGCCCCCTTTCATCTACTACCCTGGCTGGACCATTGAGCAGCGGATCCACCACTTGACAGGAGAAACAGAGGATGTTGTCATCCAGAAGTTCCCCTTCAAAACCATCTCCATGCTCGCCTCCTTCCTGGGTAACGTCGCTTTCTCCTACCTTGCAAAGTACCTGTTCGAGAGCGGCAAGATTTCACACAAATACGACATTCTTGACGCGGTGGTGTCCAAGCACAGCGGAGAGATTATGGATAAGACGACGCTTGTAACTCGTGGCAACAACATCGGGCTGTCGGAGATGGCGCCCGTCAAACCGCGGCTGAGCGTGACCTTGGCGGCTGCCTTCACTCGCCGTGACACGCTGCCAACAGAAAcagtggaagaggaggaggagtccaGCCCTGACTCCTCTCATCATGATGAAGAATGA